From a region of the Bradyrhizobium sp. KBS0727 genome:
- a CDS encoding M15 family metallopeptidase: MKAIVVALVIVASVSQVFAQGLPGDFAYLRDIDPTIIQDIRYAGSNNFMGRPLAGYGAAECVVKRQVGLALRAIQQELARQKLSLKMFDCYRPARASHDMVLWAQNGRETPAERRYNPGFGKQELFRLGYIAERSQHSNGAALDLTLVDLAADNSAAFDPAKAYADCTAPVSARAPEGSVDMGTGYDCSDTKAHTAARSITSAQRRWRDTLVNAMSKQGFVNYSKEWWHFSLPGAGGPAYDFPIPRRN, from the coding sequence TTGAAGGCAATTGTTGTCGCGCTTGTGATCGTTGCCTCGGTCTCACAGGTCTTTGCGCAGGGCCTGCCAGGCGACTTCGCATATCTCCGGGACATCGATCCGACCATCATCCAGGACATCCGCTACGCCGGCTCGAATAATTTCATGGGCCGCCCGCTGGCGGGTTACGGGGCAGCCGAGTGCGTCGTGAAGCGCCAAGTCGGGCTGGCCCTGAGAGCCATCCAGCAGGAACTCGCCAGACAGAAACTGTCGCTGAAGATGTTCGATTGCTATCGCCCGGCGCGCGCCTCCCACGACATGGTGCTGTGGGCGCAGAACGGCCGGGAGACGCCGGCCGAGCGGCGCTATAACCCCGGCTTCGGCAAGCAGGAACTGTTCCGGCTCGGCTATATCGCCGAGCGCTCCCAGCATTCGAACGGCGCCGCGCTCGACCTGACGCTGGTCGATCTGGCGGCGGATAATTCCGCCGCGTTCGATCCGGCCAAGGCCTATGCCGACTGCACCGCGCCGGTGAGCGCCCGCGCGCCGGAAGGCAGCGTCGATATGGGGACCGGCTATGATTGCTCCGATACCAAAGCGCATACGGCGGCGCGCTCCATCACATCAGCACAACGCCGGTGGCGAGACACACTGGTCAATGCGATGTCGAAGCAAGGCTTTGTGAACTATTCGAAGGAGTGGTGGCACTTTTCCCTGCCGGGCGCGGGCGGGCCGGCCTATGATTTCCCGATTCCGCGACGCAATTGA
- the dprA gene encoding DNA-processing protein DprA, with protein sequence MHDRPQTPRLTDADRIDRLRLIRSDNVGPRTFRSLLNHFGDARTALERLPDLARRGGAARSGRICSEDEARTELAAARKIGVSLVAPDEAGYPPRLATLDDAPPLLGVRGAPDVLMRPMIAIVGSRNASGAGLKFASQLARDLGDAGFVVISGLARGIDQAAHRSTIPTGTVAVLAGGHDRIYPPEHEDLLATLLTHGGAISEMPLGHVPRARDFPRRNRLISGAALGVVVVEAAHRSGSLITARMAAEQGREVFAVPGSPLDPRAAGTNDLIKQGATLTTEAADVINAVTPIMERPIVFDASEPLDFDAGASERTRIIDLLGPSPVSLDDLIRMSGASPTIVRTVLLELELAGRLERHGGGLVSLI encoded by the coding sequence ATGCACGACCGGCCACAAACACCACGCCTCACCGACGCCGACCGGATCGACCGGCTGCGGCTGATCCGGTCCGACAATGTCGGCCCGCGGACGTTTCGCTCGCTGCTGAACCATTTCGGCGACGCGCGGACGGCGCTGGAGCGGCTGCCCGATCTGGCGCGGCGCGGAGGGGCGGCGCGCTCCGGGCGAATTTGCAGCGAGGATGAGGCGCGGACCGAACTCGCGGCGGCCAGGAAGATCGGCGTTTCGCTGGTCGCCCCCGATGAAGCCGGCTATCCGCCTCGGCTGGCGACGCTTGACGATGCGCCTCCCCTGCTCGGCGTGCGCGGTGCGCCCGATGTCCTGATGCGGCCGATGATCGCGATCGTCGGCTCTCGCAACGCCTCCGGTGCCGGGCTGAAATTCGCCAGCCAATTGGCGCGCGATCTCGGCGACGCCGGCTTCGTCGTCATTTCCGGGCTGGCGCGCGGCATTGATCAGGCCGCGCATCGATCCACGATCCCAACCGGCACGGTTGCGGTGCTGGCCGGCGGCCACGACCGGATCTATCCGCCCGAGCATGAGGATCTCTTGGCCACCTTGCTCACGCATGGCGGCGCGATCTCCGAAATGCCGCTCGGCCACGTGCCGCGCGCCCGCGACTTTCCACGCCGCAACCGGCTGATTTCCGGCGCGGCACTCGGTGTCGTCGTGGTCGAGGCGGCCCATCGCTCGGGTTCGCTGATCACGGCGCGGATGGCCGCCGAACAGGGCCGCGAGGTTTTTGCCGTACCCGGCTCGCCGCTCGATCCGCGCGCTGCCGGCACGAACGACCTGATCAAGCAGGGTGCGACGCTGACCACGGAAGCCGCCGACGTCATCAACGCGGTGACGCCGATCATGGAGCGGCCGATCGTCTTTGATGCGAGCGAACCGCTCGATTTCGACGCCGGCGCCAGCGAACGCACACGCATCATCGATCTGCTCGGGCCGAGCCCCGTCAGCCTCGACGACCTGATCCGGATGTCCGGCGCCTCGCCCACGATCGTGCGCACGGTGCTGCTCGAGCTCGAATTGGCCGGACGGCTGGAACGTCACGGCGGCGGGTTGGTGTCGCTGATCTAG
- a CDS encoding CPBP family intramembrane glutamic endopeptidase, whose translation MDSLNPESPPPIVALARAPRIWKFWGTALWGLFIFAGMFVGQVAVIVYFWARQGGAMDVASAIQVVGGGLTISLSVIMGLPAVMIAAWIAIRPTRTPFADYLALRWTTWGNLLLGVVALVVLVGGWDMVSRALGREVTPGFMGDVLKSAQADGALWLLAIAFCIAAPMSEEIFARGFLYRGWAESRLGVPGAIVLSSLAWTSLHLQYDWFFFGEVFCIGLLLGYLRYRSGSTWLTIVIHGLNNFAATVQTFWLAGN comes from the coding sequence ATGGATTCCCTCAATCCCGAAAGTCCGCCGCCGATCGTTGCGCTCGCACGGGCACCGCGCATCTGGAAATTCTGGGGCACGGCGCTGTGGGGCCTGTTCATCTTTGCCGGGATGTTCGTCGGCCAGGTCGCTGTGATCGTGTACTTCTGGGCGCGCCAAGGTGGCGCGATGGATGTTGCGTCCGCGATCCAGGTGGTCGGCGGCGGACTGACGATCTCGCTGTCGGTCATCATGGGATTGCCGGCGGTCATGATCGCCGCCTGGATCGCGATCCGTCCGACGCGCACGCCGTTTGCCGACTACCTCGCGCTGCGCTGGACCACGTGGGGCAACCTCCTGCTCGGCGTCGTCGCGCTCGTCGTTCTCGTCGGCGGCTGGGATATGGTGTCGCGCGCGCTCGGCCGCGAGGTGACGCCGGGCTTCATGGGCGACGTGCTCAAATCGGCCCAGGCCGACGGCGCGCTGTGGCTATTGGCGATCGCGTTCTGCATCGCCGCCCCGATGTCGGAAGAGATCTTTGCGCGCGGCTTTCTCTACCGCGGCTGGGCGGAATCGCGGCTCGGCGTTCCCGGCGCCATCGTGCTGTCCTCGCTGGCCTGGACCTCGCTGCATCTGCAGTACGACTGGTTCTTTTTCGGCGAGGTGTTCTGCATCGGCCTGCTGCTCGGCTACCTCCGCTACCGCAGCGGCTCGACCTGGCTGACCATCGTCATTCACGGCCTCAACAACTTTGCGGCGACCGTGCAGACGTTCTGGCTGGCGGGGAATTAG
- a CDS encoding acyl-CoA dehydrogenase family protein produces the protein MSQASFATHEVFNQSPPFENVDLFRVDRPLVDAVAANGGASALAELSDFGRHWGSAAMAERGRVANENTPKLRTFDARGNRRDEVEFHPAYHELMAHSAHAGVHNSTWNAEGQPAGGALEVIRAARFYMAAQVETGHLCPITMTRASVAALAEQPDLLARVMPVLGTRAYDPSFAPWWTKRGMTLGMGMTEKQGGTDVRSNMTRAERDGSAYRITGHKWFMSAPMCDAFLVLAQADDGLSCFLMPRFAPDGSINAIRFQRLKDKLGNRSNASSEVEFTGAYAERVGAEGKGIRTIIQMVQLTRQDCAIASAGLMRSGLAHALHHARHRSVFQKHLADQPLMQAVLSDMALHVEASIALVMRLCRAFDRAPADAGEAAYMRLLTPAIKYWVCKSAPGFLYEAMECLGGNGYVEEGILARHYRESPVNAIWEGSGNVMCLDVLRALSREADAALAVLRDLAGQTQGLSGAAEAAAFIGKTFGRADSERVARLAVEKLALLAACAALNAVSPRHAELFAMTRLAGNHASMYGAVDLPAGDVSALLERALP, from the coding sequence ATGAGCCAGGCATCATTCGCGACCCACGAGGTCTTCAACCAGTCGCCGCCGTTCGAAAACGTCGACCTGTTTAGGGTGGACCGGCCGCTCGTGGACGCCGTGGCCGCCAATGGCGGCGCGTCGGCGCTAGCCGAACTGTCCGATTTCGGCCGTCATTGGGGTTCGGCCGCGATGGCCGAGCGGGGCCGCGTCGCCAACGAGAACACGCCGAAACTTCGGACCTTCGATGCCAGAGGTAATCGTCGCGACGAGGTCGAGTTTCATCCGGCCTATCACGAGCTGATGGCGCATTCGGCGCACGCCGGCGTGCATAATTCGACCTGGAACGCGGAGGGCCAGCCCGCCGGTGGTGCGTTGGAAGTCATCCGCGCCGCCAGGTTCTACATGGCCGCCCAGGTCGAGACCGGGCACCTCTGTCCGATCACGATGACGCGCGCCTCGGTCGCGGCACTGGCGGAGCAGCCGGATCTGCTGGCCAGGGTGATGCCGGTATTGGGAACGCGCGCCTACGATCCTTCTTTTGCGCCGTGGTGGACCAAGCGCGGCATGACGCTCGGCATGGGCATGACCGAGAAGCAGGGCGGCACCGACGTTCGCTCCAACATGACCCGGGCGGAGCGCGACGGCAGCGCCTATCGCATCACCGGGCATAAATGGTTCATGTCGGCGCCGATGTGCGACGCCTTTCTGGTGCTGGCGCAGGCCGACGATGGACTGAGCTGTTTCCTGATGCCGCGCTTTGCCCCTGACGGGTCGATCAACGCGATCCGGTTCCAGCGGCTGAAGGACAAGCTCGGCAACCGCTCCAACGCCTCCTCCGAAGTCGAATTCACCGGCGCCTATGCCGAACGTGTCGGCGCCGAGGGCAAGGGAATTCGCACCATCATCCAGATGGTGCAGCTGACGCGGCAGGATTGCGCGATTGCCTCCGCCGGCCTGATGCGGTCGGGACTGGCGCATGCGCTGCATCACGCGCGCCATCGCAGCGTGTTCCAGAAGCATCTGGCCGATCAGCCGCTGATGCAGGCGGTGCTGTCGGACATGGCGCTGCACGTCGAGGCCTCGATTGCGCTGGTGATGCGGCTGTGCCGTGCGTTCGACCGCGCGCCCGCCGACGCCGGGGAGGCCGCCTATATGCGGCTGCTGACGCCGGCGATCAAATACTGGGTCTGCAAGAGCGCGCCGGGCTTTCTCTACGAGGCGATGGAGTGCCTCGGCGGCAACGGCTATGTCGAGGAGGGCATTCTGGCGCGGCATTACCGGGAGTCCCCGGTCAACGCGATCTGGGAAGGCTCGGGCAATGTGATGTGCCTCGATGTGCTCCGCGCGCTGTCGCGCGAGGCCGACGCGGCGCTCGCCGTGTTGCGCGACCTCGCCGGGCAAACGCAGGGCCTGTCCGGTGCGGCCGAGGCGGCAGCCTTCATCGGCAAGACGTTCGGCCGCGCCGACAGCGAACGCGTCGCGCGGCTCGCCGTCGAGAAGTTGGCGCTGCTTGCCGCCTGCGCCGCGCTCAACGCGGTGTCGCCCCGGCATGCGGAATTGTTTGCCATGACGCGCCTTGCCGGGAATCACGCCAGCATGTACGGCGCCGTCGACCTTCCAGCCGGCGATGTCAGCGCGTTGCTGGAACGGGCGTTGCCATGA
- a CDS encoding aspartate carbamoyltransferase catalytic subunit — protein MTPASKSTFVLGHRHLLGIEGLSAADITGLLDLSEEYVELNRQVDKKRTSLRGRTQVNLFFEASTRTQSSFELAGKRLGADVMNMSVSSSSIRKGETLMDTAVTLNAMHPDILVVRHHASGAVELLARKVDGSVINAGDGSHEHPTQALLDALTIRRNKGRLEGLVIAICGDVMHSRVARSNILLLNTMGARVRVVAPSTLLPRGIERMGVEVARDMREGLNGADIVMMLRLQRERMNGSFVPSSQEYFHYFGLDQKKLAYAKPDALVMHPGPMNRGVEIDSIVADGAQSLIREQVEMGVAVRMAVLEALARNLPNA, from the coding sequence ATGACCCCTGCATCGAAATCGACCTTCGTCCTCGGTCACCGGCATCTGCTGGGAATCGAGGGACTTTCCGCTGCCGATATTACCGGCCTGCTCGACCTTTCCGAGGAATATGTCGAGCTCAACCGCCAGGTGGACAAAAAGCGCACGTCGTTGCGCGGTCGCACCCAGGTGAACCTGTTCTTCGAGGCCTCGACCCGTACCCAATCCTCGTTCGAGCTGGCGGGCAAACGGCTGGGCGCCGACGTCATGAACATGTCGGTGTCATCGTCCTCGATCCGCAAGGGCGAGACCCTGATGGACACGGCGGTGACGCTCAACGCCATGCACCCGGATATCCTGGTGGTGCGGCACCACGCCTCCGGCGCGGTGGAACTCCTGGCGCGCAAGGTTGACGGTTCCGTGATCAATGCCGGCGACGGCAGCCACGAGCATCCGACCCAGGCGCTATTGGACGCGCTGACCATCCGCCGCAACAAAGGCCGGCTGGAAGGCCTCGTCATCGCGATCTGCGGCGACGTGATGCATTCCCGCGTCGCCCGCTCCAATATCCTGCTGCTCAACACCATGGGCGCCCGCGTCCGCGTGGTGGCGCCCTCCACGCTGCTGCCGCGCGGCATCGAGCGGATGGGCGTCGAGGTGGCGCGCGACATGCGCGAGGGCCTCAACGGCGCCGATATCGTCATGATGCTGCGGCTGCAGCGCGAGCGCATGAACGGGTCGTTCGTGCCGTCGAGCCAGGAATACTTCCATTATTTCGGCCTCGACCAGAAGAAGCTGGCTTATGCCAAGCCTGACGCGCTGGTGATGCATCCGGGTCCGATGAACCGCGGCGTCGAGATCGACTCGATCGTGGCGGACGGCGCGCAATCGCTGATCCGCGAACAGGTGGAAATGGGAGTGGCGGTGCGGATGGCGGTGCTCGAAGCGCTCGCCCGCAACCTGCCGAACGCTTGA
- a CDS encoding ABC transporter substrate-binding protein — protein MRRREFIATAGALAVWPELSRAQRAGDRMARIIYLGATSASAIDPRQIEQFRRGLADNGLVEGRNIAIEYLWAEGRLDRLQSLSDELARRDLDLIITAGGQAVHALIAAQLKAPIVFAIYGDPVGDGVVESLARPGKNLTGLSMANSHLESKRLELLKEAFSPLKRVAVLHDPSASSSAAVIADVQSGARTLGVEAMIFEASDPARFDTIFAEAVDRGANGLAAMASAVLNFHHRYLCELAMRHRLPSIWESSGYVRDGGLLSYGPSFPDMYRQAAGYVAKILKGTKASDLPIEQPVKFELAVNLKTAKALGLNVPSTLITRADEVIE, from the coding sequence ATGAGACGACGCGAATTTATTGCGACCGCCGGTGCTTTGGCGGTATGGCCGGAGTTGAGCCGGGCACAGCGCGCGGGCGATCGAATGGCGCGCATCATTTATCTCGGCGCAACAAGCGCCTCCGCGATTGATCCGCGCCAGATCGAGCAGTTCAGGCGGGGCCTCGCCGACAACGGGTTGGTTGAGGGACGCAACATTGCGATTGAATATCTGTGGGCAGAAGGCAGGTTGGATCGGCTACAGTCGTTGTCGGACGAATTGGCGCGGCGCGATCTCGACCTTATTATCACTGCGGGCGGGCAGGCCGTACATGCGCTGATCGCGGCCCAGCTGAAGGCTCCGATCGTATTCGCGATCTATGGCGATCCCGTCGGCGATGGTGTTGTCGAGAGCCTGGCGCGCCCGGGCAAGAATCTGACCGGCCTGTCAATGGCGAATTCGCATCTGGAGAGCAAGCGGCTTGAACTGTTGAAGGAAGCATTTTCACCGCTCAAGCGCGTGGCCGTCCTGCACGACCCGAGCGCGTCGTCTTCGGCGGCCGTTATCGCCGATGTGCAATCCGGCGCGAGAACTCTGGGGGTTGAGGCCATGATCTTCGAGGCTTCTGACCCCGCACGGTTCGATACCATCTTCGCTGAAGCGGTCGATCGGGGCGCAAACGGCTTGGCGGCGATGGCCTCTGCGGTCCTCAATTTTCACCACCGGTATCTGTGTGAGCTGGCCATGCGGCACCGCCTGCCTTCGATCTGGGAATCCTCCGGATATGTCAGGGATGGTGGGTTGCTCTCCTATGGCCCGAGCTTCCCCGACATGTATCGGCAAGCCGCCGGCTACGTCGCGAAGATTTTGAAGGGAACGAAGGCGAGCGACCTTCCGATTGAGCAACCGGTCAAATTCGAGCTCGCCGTCAACCTCAAAACTGCCAAGGCGCTCGGCCTCAACGTTCCGTCCACACTCATCACCCGAGCCGACGAGGTGATCGAATAG
- the plsY gene encoding glycerol-3-phosphate 1-O-acyltransferase PlsY: protein MTSDAFLVVAFGIGYLFGSIPFGLILTKLAGTQDLRSIGSGSIGATNVLRTGSKGLAVGTLLGDALKGTIAVVIMGYYAGPNAAMLAALGAFLGHLFPVWLKFKGGKGVATYIGVLIGLFWPAAIVFCVMWLAVAFATRYSSLSALVAAFITPLFLWWFGHPALASLAVVLTLLLFYAHRENIKRLQAGTESKIGAK from the coding sequence ATGACGTCTGACGCGTTTCTCGTCGTCGCGTTCGGGATCGGCTATCTGTTCGGCTCGATTCCGTTCGGACTGATCCTGACCAAACTCGCCGGTACCCAAGATCTGCGCTCGATCGGCTCCGGCAGTATCGGCGCCACCAACGTGTTGCGCACCGGCAGCAAGGGCCTCGCCGTGGGAACGCTGCTCGGCGATGCGCTCAAGGGCACGATCGCGGTCGTCATCATGGGCTACTACGCCGGCCCCAATGCGGCGATGCTGGCTGCACTCGGCGCGTTTCTCGGCCACCTGTTTCCGGTCTGGCTCAAATTCAAAGGCGGCAAAGGCGTCGCGACCTATATCGGCGTGCTGATCGGCCTGTTCTGGCCGGCCGCGATAGTGTTCTGCGTGATGTGGCTCGCCGTCGCTTTCGCCACCCGCTACTCGTCGCTGTCAGCGCTCGTCGCGGCGTTTATCACGCCGCTGTTCCTGTGGTGGTTCGGCCACCCGGCGCTGGCGTCGCTGGCTGTCGTGCTGACCTTGCTGCTGTTCTACGCGCATCGCGAAAACATCAAGCGGCTGCAGGCGGGTACGGAAAGCAAGATCGGGGCGAAGTAA
- a CDS encoding dihydroorotase, translating into MLTDRRPILLANARVVDPSRDFDGPGDVLIADGIIRDSRRGIGAAGVPEGTDIINCAGMIVAPGLIDMRAFVGEPGASHRETFASASQAAAAGGITTIICQPDTSPVIDNSATVDFVLRRARDTAIVNIHPMAALTKGMRGEEMTEIGLLKAAGAVAFTDGDRSVTNAQVMRRALTYARDFDALIVHHTEDPDLVGEGVMNEGEFAARLGLVGIPNAAEAVMLERDMRLVALTGGRYHAASLSSIESLEILKRARDAGLNVSASVSINHVTLNENDIGPYRTFLKLSPPLRSEEDRLALVAAVASGLIDVVMSDHNPQDVEVKRLPFAEAASGAVGLQTMLPAALRLIHNGEMDFKTLIRAMSTRPAELLGLPGGSLRAGSPADLVVIDPDTPWVLDPADLKSQCKNTPFDEARFSGRVVRTIVGGRTVYEHV; encoded by the coding sequence ATGCTGACAGACCGCCGCCCGATCCTGCTCGCCAATGCCCGCGTCGTCGATCCCTCCAGGGATTTCGACGGTCCCGGCGACGTCCTCATTGCCGACGGCATCATCCGCGACTCCAGGCGCGGCATCGGCGCCGCCGGCGTCCCCGAAGGTACCGACATCATCAATTGCGCCGGCATGATCGTGGCCCCAGGGCTGATCGACATGCGCGCCTTTGTCGGCGAGCCCGGCGCCAGCCACCGCGAAACCTTTGCGTCCGCGAGCCAGGCGGCCGCCGCGGGCGGCATCACCACGATCATCTGCCAGCCCGATACCTCGCCCGTCATCGACAATTCGGCCACCGTCGATTTCGTGCTGCGCCGCGCCCGCGATACCGCGATCGTCAACATCCACCCGATGGCGGCGCTCACCAAGGGCATGCGCGGCGAGGAAATGACCGAGATCGGCCTGTTGAAGGCCGCCGGTGCGGTGGCCTTCACCGATGGCGACCGCAGTGTCACCAACGCGCAGGTGATGCGCCGGGCGCTGACTTACGCGCGCGATTTCGATGCGCTGATCGTCCACCACACCGAAGACCCCGACCTGGTCGGCGAAGGCGTGATGAACGAGGGCGAATTCGCCGCGCGACTGGGGCTGGTCGGCATTCCCAATGCCGCCGAAGCCGTCATGCTGGAGCGCGATATGCGGCTCGTGGCGCTGACCGGCGGACGCTACCACGCGGCATCGCTGTCATCGATCGAGTCGCTGGAAATCCTCAAACGGGCCCGCGACGCCGGCCTCAACGTCAGTGCATCGGTGTCGATCAATCACGTTACCTTGAACGAAAACGACATCGGCCCCTACCGGACGTTCCTGAAACTGTCGCCGCCGCTACGCAGCGAGGAGGATCGCCTCGCGCTGGTGGCAGCGGTTGCCTCCGGGCTGATCGACGTCGTGATGTCCGACCACAACCCGCAGGACGTCGAGGTGAAACGGCTGCCGTTCGCGGAGGCGGCAAGCGGCGCGGTCGGCCTGCAGACCATGCTGCCGGCGGCGTTGCGGCTCATTCACAACGGCGAGATGGACTTCAAGACGCTGATCCGGGCGATGTCGACCCGTCCGGCCGAGCTGCTCGGCCTGCCCGGCGGTTCGCTCCGCGCCGGATCTCCGGCCGACCTCGTCGTGATCGATCCCGATACGCCTTGGGTGCTGGATCCCGCCGACCTCAAATCGCAATGCAAAAATACGCCGTTCGACGAAGCCCGCTTCTCGGGGCGCGTCGTGCGTACTATCGTGGGCGGACGGACGGTCTATGAGCATGTCTAG
- a CDS encoding AEC family transporter, which translates to MPVVIAALLPVFLLIVLGFILKRSLMRLETQWHGLERLTYYVLFPVLLVQTLVKADLSKVPVAGVGGALLLSALLMSLLCLALRPLLARFAVDGPAFTSIFQGATRWQTYVALAVSGNLFGDVGLALASVAMVAIIPLVNVFSVAVLAHYASPGKRSAGSIAMTVVRNPLIWACVIGLALNVTHIPLPKLWHEVADALGRSSLAIGLLVTGAGLHLDGLFRPSLAASVAVFLKLVLMPVMGVALALWFGLSGSNLAIVTACSAVPASSSAYVLARQMGGDAPLLAQIITLQTILAAITMPVAIALAAWF; encoded by the coding sequence ATGCCGGTGGTAATTGCGGCGCTGCTGCCGGTGTTCTTGCTGATCGTGCTCGGCTTCATCCTGAAGCGAAGCCTGATGCGGCTTGAGACGCAGTGGCACGGGCTGGAACGGCTGACCTATTACGTGTTGTTTCCGGTGCTCCTGGTCCAGACGCTGGTGAAGGCCGACCTGAGCAAGGTGCCGGTCGCCGGCGTCGGCGGCGCGCTGTTGCTGTCCGCACTGCTGATGTCGCTGCTGTGCCTGGCGCTGCGGCCCCTGCTCGCGCGTTTCGCCGTCGACGGCCCGGCCTTCACCTCGATCTTCCAGGGCGCCACGCGCTGGCAGACCTATGTGGCGCTCGCCGTCTCCGGCAATCTGTTCGGCGATGTCGGACTGGCGCTGGCCTCGGTGGCGATGGTGGCCATCATTCCGCTGGTCAATGTGTTCAGCGTCGCGGTGCTGGCGCATTACGCTTCGCCCGGAAAGCGCTCCGCCGGCTCGATCGCGATGACGGTGGTGCGCAATCCCCTGATCTGGGCCTGCGTGATCGGGCTCGCCCTCAACGTCACCCACATCCCGCTGCCAAAACTATGGCATGAGGTCGCCGACGCGCTCGGCCGTTCTTCGCTCGCGATCGGCCTGCTGGTCACCGGCGCCGGCCTGCATCTCGACGGCCTATTTCGCCCGAGCCTCGCCGCTTCGGTCGCGGTGTTTCTGAAACTGGTGCTTATGCCGGTCATGGGGGTCGCATTGGCGCTCTGGTTCGGGCTCTCCGGCTCCAACCTCGCCATCGTGACCGCCTGTTCGGCGGTGCCGGCCTCCTCCAGCGCCTATGTGCTGGCCCGCCAGATGGGCGGCGACGCGCCGCTGCTGGCGCAGATCATCACGTTGCAGACAATTCTGGCCGCGATCACGATGCCGGTCGCGATCGCGCTGGCGGCGTGGTTTTAG
- a CDS encoding amidase — protein sequence MISLADLQRRIASGDLSADAALAQSLEAIGAQDKTIGAFVCRADLLSAASAGPLRGIAVGIKDIMDTSNFPTEMGSPIYRGHRSRGDAAVVMMLKRAGASIVGKTTTTAFASTDPTATLNPHNHGHTPGGSSSGSAAAVAAGMIPLALGTQTGGSVIRPASFCGVAAIKPSYRLLPTVGVKCYSWTLDTVGLFAAGVSDVAHGLAAMTGRPELLPQASVPPPRIGIVTQDFAGAPDASGGEALRIATKATERAGASVRALELPEIVAEAWRAHPVIQEFEAHQALAWEYLENYDAMAPLLRGRLDESKGTLPAAYDEAMRIASHAQHALAKVFEEVDVLLTLSAPGAAPKGLGSTGDARYNRLWTLMGVPCVNVPAYMADGGLPVGVQVIARYGADAEALAAARFVEQALKLK from the coding sequence ATGATCTCGCTCGCCGATCTTCAACGCCGCATCGCGTCCGGCGATCTTTCCGCCGATGCGGCGCTTGCCCAATCGCTGGAGGCGATCGGCGCGCAAGACAAGACCATCGGTGCCTTCGTCTGCCGCGCCGACCTTTTGAGCGCGGCGAGCGCCGGGCCGCTGCGCGGCATTGCCGTCGGCATCAAGGACATCATGGATACATCGAACTTCCCGACCGAGATGGGCTCGCCGATCTACCGGGGACATCGGTCGCGCGGCGATGCAGCCGTAGTGATGATGTTGAAGCGGGCGGGTGCCAGCATCGTCGGCAAGACCACGACCACGGCGTTCGCCTCAACCGATCCGACCGCGACGCTCAATCCCCACAACCACGGTCACACGCCCGGCGGATCCTCATCGGGTTCGGCGGCGGCGGTCGCGGCCGGCATGATCCCGCTGGCGCTGGGGACGCAGACCGGCGGCTCGGTGATCCGCCCGGCGTCGTTCTGCGGCGTCGCCGCGATCAAGCCGTCCTATCGTCTGCTGCCGACGGTCGGCGTTAAATGCTATTCGTGGACACTGGACACGGTTGGCCTGTTCGCGGCTGGGGTCAGCGACGTCGCGCACGGGCTGGCGGCGATGACCGGGCGCCCCGAATTGCTGCCGCAGGCGTCCGTGCCGCCGCCGCGCATCGGCATCGTGACGCAGGATTTTGCCGGTGCGCCGGACGCGTCGGGCGGCGAGGCGCTGCGGATCGCGACCAAGGCCACTGAGCGCGCCGGAGCCTCGGTGCGTGCGCTTGAACTGCCGGAGATCGTCGCCGAAGCGTGGCGCGCGCATCCGGTCATACAGGAATTCGAGGCCCATCAGGCGCTGGCCTGGGAGTATCTCGAAAATTACGACGCGATGGCGCCGCTGCTTCGCGGCCGACTCGACGAGAGCAAAGGCACGCTGCCGGCCGCCTATGACGAGGCCATGCGAATTGCGAGCCACGCGCAGCACGCGCTGGCAAAAGTGTTCGAAGAGGTCGACGTGCTGCTGACCCTGTCCGCGCCGGGCGCAGCACCAAAGGGATTGGGCTCGACGGGCGACGCCCGTTACAACCGGCTGTGGACGCTGATGGGCGTGCCTTGCGTCAATGTTCCCGCTTATATGGCGGACGGTGGACTGCCGGTGGGCGTGCAGGTCATTGCGCGATATGGCGCGGATGCAGAAGCGCTGGCGGCGGCCCGGTTTGTGGAACAGGCGCTGAAGTTGAAATAA
- a CDS encoding helix-turn-helix domain-containing protein, whose translation MKPEHTHVPVLPPSPHLDSDCRGVASILARVGDKWSVFVIMMLGDGPKRFNEIKRMIGGISQRMLTLTLRGLERDGLVTRTVFPTIPPRVDYELTDLGRGLSKPVEALGKWAFDHRVEIESARTKFDGRNDKAFSSEVDTGSR comes from the coding sequence TTGAAACCTGAGCACACCCATGTGCCTGTCCTGCCGCCCAGTCCGCATCTCGACAGCGACTGCCGCGGCGTCGCCTCGATCCTGGCCCGGGTCGGCGACAAATGGAGCGTGTTCGTCATCATGATGCTCGGCGACGGCCCGAAGCGCTTCAACGAGATCAAGCGCATGATCGGCGGCATCTCGCAGCGAATGTTGACGCTGACGCTGCGCGGCCTCGAGCGGGATGGCCTGGTGACGCGAACCGTATTCCCGACCATCCCGCCGCGCGTCGATTACGAACTCACCGATCTCGGGCGCGGTCTGTCGAAACCGGTCGAGGCGCTCGGCAAATGGGCGTTCGATCATCGGGTCGAGATCGAAAGCGCGCGAACGAAATTCGACGGGCGCAACGACAAAGCGTTTTCAAGCGAAGTGGATACCGGTTCGCGTTAA